A window of the Paralichthys olivaceus isolate ysfri-2021 chromosome 5, ASM2471397v2, whole genome shotgun sequence genome harbors these coding sequences:
- the LOC109640452 gene encoding DELTA-sagatoxin-Srs1a-like: MDLIDVVLGMIETVISVGGVIGKAVPTHRQCNIEIENDSLHYTLSNPRMYIKRGFCRKPLPPTISQSSPGEVEFTKTPNTACGSVGIVTYELLNTSTKDTTEQIAVLFKVPFDRNIKSNEFAVGVFDISRNCNHGLFQDMSKNKGKAFVRGKAKGGALTHKGQNVTVMATMSDCHTPVIRVQVMDV, encoded by the exons ATGGATTTAATTGACGTGGTGTTGGGGATGATAGAGACAGTTATCTCAGTTGGTGGTGTCATTGGTAAAGCAGTTCCAACACATCGCCAGTGCAACATTGAGATTGAAAATGACTCTCTTCACTACACTCTTAGTAACCCCAG GATGTACATTAAGCGTGGATTCTGCAGGAAGCCTTTGCCTCCCACCATCAGCCAGTCCTCACCTGGGGAGGTGGAATTCACCAAGACTCCGAACACAGCATGTGGATCTGTTGGCATCGTCACGTACGAACTCCTCAACACTTCTACAAAAGACACCACTGAGCAAATAGCCGTCCTGTTCAAGGTGCCATTTGATCGCAACATAAAGTCAAACGAGTTTGCAGTGGGAGTCTTTGACATCAGCAGAAACTGTAATCATGGTCTTTTTCAGGATATGTCAAAGAATAAGGGCAAAGCTTTTGTCAGAGGCAAAGCAAAGGGCGGCGCTCTCACTCATAAAGGCCAAAATGTCACCGTCATGGCCACAATGTCAGACTGCCACACACCTGTCATTAGGGTGCAAGTGATGGATGTCTGA